The following are encoded in a window of Salinibacter ruber DSM 13855 genomic DNA:
- a CDS encoding TetR/AcrR family transcriptional regulator, translated as MASSPDPSLSRRERERKRRRQAMLDAARAVFAEEGYADATLDEIAERAEFGKGTLYNYFEGGKEELFLAVFDEASQELEGLIRTVFHASPGGRPLRDTVHEFVVRYFEMVRDQQDLFLVLVKEVHTIAFSDETERVEFFEKQQERVLGTLVPVLREAMDQAEIRRLSPTLVANVLFTSLRSMGTHHILEGDHAPTDGPAGAVRPLNNPDRAADALTTILFDGLAVGDASSASA; from the coding sequence ATGGCCAGTTCCCCCGATCCGTCTCTGTCCCGTCGCGAGCGTGAGCGCAAGCGACGACGACAGGCCATGCTCGATGCCGCACGGGCCGTCTTCGCGGAGGAGGGATACGCCGACGCTACGCTCGACGAAATTGCGGAGCGGGCAGAGTTCGGCAAGGGGACGCTGTACAACTACTTCGAAGGGGGAAAGGAAGAGCTCTTTCTCGCCGTTTTCGACGAGGCCTCCCAGGAGCTAGAAGGGCTCATCCGGACGGTCTTCCACGCGTCCCCCGGCGGCCGTCCGCTGCGGGACACGGTCCACGAGTTCGTGGTGCGCTACTTCGAGATGGTTCGCGACCAGCAGGACCTGTTTCTCGTTCTGGTGAAGGAGGTTCACACCATTGCGTTCAGCGACGAGACCGAGCGCGTCGAGTTTTTCGAGAAGCAGCAGGAGCGTGTGCTGGGCACCCTTGTGCCTGTGCTCCGTGAGGCAATGGACCAGGCGGAGATTCGACGCCTCTCCCCCACACTGGTGGCGAACGTCCTGTTCACGAGCCTCCGGAGCATGGGGACGCACCACATTCTTGAGGGCGACCACGCCCCCACCGACGGCCCCGCCGGCGCGGTTCGTCCCCTGAACAACCCCGACCGGGCGGCCGACGCCCTAACGACCATTCTGTTCGACGGCCTGGCGGTCGGGGATGCCTCCTCGGCCTCTGCGTGA
- a CDS encoding CoA-binding protein → MPDNPSLDLLTVLDTADTIAVVGCSATPTRTSHKIARYLQDRGYRIVPVNPNYDKVLGEPCYPDLPSLPAAVNLDIVDIFRAPEHTADMVRSTIERVEQTDEHPVIWTQLGVSTTEAKAQAEEAGLPYVRNRCIKIEYDRLLA, encoded by the coding sequence ATGCCCGACAATCCGTCCCTGGACCTGCTCACTGTGCTCGACACGGCCGACACGATTGCGGTGGTCGGCTGCTCGGCCACCCCGACGCGCACGAGCCACAAGATTGCCCGGTACCTGCAGGACCGCGGCTACCGCATCGTGCCGGTCAACCCGAACTACGACAAGGTGCTGGGCGAACCGTGCTATCCGGATTTGCCGAGCCTCCCGGCGGCGGTGAACCTCGACATCGTCGATATCTTCCGTGCCCCAGAGCACACGGCGGACATGGTCCGGTCGACAATTGAGCGCGTCGAGCAGACGGACGAGCATCCGGTGATCTGGACGCAGCTCGGGGTGTCGACCACGGAAGCAAAGGCCCAGGCCGAAGAGGCGGGGCTGCCCTACGTGCGCAACCGGTGCATCAAAATCGAGTACGACCGGCTCCTCGCGTGA
- a CDS encoding efflux RND transporter periplasmic adaptor subunit, with translation MHWPTVSFLSWSRPVAAALLLSLLAGTTACTNGAASEGAGQGRTPQASRVETLVLSPSSFTDVVSLTGSVEALDDATLSAQTSGPVTMLRDLGTRVEEDEIVAEIDAEEAEAAVEQARAQYDLAQDRFQRQQPLYRDSVISALEFEQVRSERNQARAALSQAQTRLNNAQIRAPFAGSIEERFTEVGEQASPGTRIARLVNTRRVKVTAGVPERYANDIQAGTPVQLDFRRYGAGVRTAEVTFVGSTIDPESRTFSIEATVSNERGTLKPEMGVNLRVTRAVIDSAITIPRSAVVRDESGTHAYVAERTDSTDVARKRTLALGPSSGGLVVVESGLSATDEVIVVGQNDVSPGAPVSIAQQYDSTTAAGTPYEGSSSLPTPPTD, from the coding sequence ATGCATTGGCCCACGGTTTCTTTCCTCTCCTGGTCGCGCCCGGTCGCGGCCGCACTGCTCCTCAGCCTCCTGGCAGGAACGACTGCGTGTACCAACGGCGCCGCCTCGGAGGGGGCCGGCCAGGGGCGCACGCCCCAGGCCTCCCGGGTGGAAACCCTCGTCCTGTCCCCCAGCTCGTTCACCGATGTCGTTAGCCTGACCGGCAGCGTAGAGGCCCTCGACGACGCCACACTCTCGGCCCAGACCAGCGGGCCCGTGACGATGCTTCGGGACCTAGGCACGCGCGTAGAGGAGGACGAGATCGTGGCCGAGATCGACGCAGAAGAGGCCGAGGCGGCAGTCGAGCAGGCACGCGCCCAGTACGACCTGGCCCAGGATCGCTTCCAGCGCCAGCAGCCGCTTTACCGCGACTCCGTGATCAGCGCGTTGGAGTTTGAGCAGGTGCGCTCGGAGCGCAACCAGGCACGGGCCGCGCTCTCCCAGGCCCAAACCCGGCTCAACAACGCGCAGATACGAGCGCCCTTCGCCGGCAGCATCGAGGAGCGGTTTACCGAGGTGGGCGAGCAGGCCTCGCCGGGCACTCGAATCGCGCGCCTGGTGAACACCCGCCGGGTCAAGGTCACCGCCGGCGTTCCGGAGCGCTACGCCAACGACATTCAGGCGGGCACGCCCGTGCAGCTCGACTTTCGGCGCTACGGGGCGGGGGTCCGCACCGCCGAGGTCACATTCGTGGGAAGCACAATTGACCCTGAGAGCCGCACCTTCAGCATCGAAGCGACCGTGTCGAACGAGCGCGGCACACTGAAGCCCGAGATGGGCGTCAACCTCCGTGTCACCCGCGCCGTCATCGACAGCGCCATCACGATTCCCCGCTCGGCCGTCGTTCGGGACGAGTCCGGCACGCACGCCTACGTGGCGGAGCGAACCGACTCGACGGACGTGGCCCGGAAACGCACCCTCGCGCTCGGTCCCTCCAGCGGGGGACTCGTCGTCGTAGAGTCGGGCCTCTCCGCCACCGACGAGGTCATCGTTGTGGGACAGAACGACGTGTCCCCGGGCGCCCCGGTCAGCATTGCCCAGCAGTACGATAGCACCACGGCGGCGGGCACGCCGTACGAGGGCAGCTCGTCGCTTCCCACCCCGCCGACCGACTGA
- a CDS encoding efflux RND transporter permease subunit, translating to MKITNLSIKYRTAIAVFTLILAVGGLASYLTIPKESNPSIEFPQIVVTSVYPGASPSDVESTVSQVIEQEISSINGIDEMRSTSSEGVSTIVVEFTPDVNTDKAYQEVNRAVDRAQPDLPGAVEEPLVDEINTDQFPIMTVNLSGTYSLARLKTVAEDLQDDLEGISSVLEANLIGGLTREVQVNVDLAALKNYNVSYNSLVNTIQQENTNIPGGSIDVNRLNYLVRVDGQFDQPAQQIEELVVKTTANGRTVQVKDVADVIFGFKDRTSYSRLRVLKRERADGETVSVPASERRTAQVISLNVTKRPGANILETSDAVKSTLDAFSFPSGTEVLLTGDQSENVQSLVTDLENNIISGLIFVIAVLLFFLGVRNATLVGIAIPLSMFTSFLVFQALGYTLNFIILFSLIIALGMLVDNAVVVIENIYRFREQGYSRWESARLGTAEVGGPVVAATATTVSAFAPMLLWPGIIGEFMSYMPLTLIITLTSSLFVALIINPVITGFFVEVKGRSNGEKGSSRWPALARYGGVGLILLLGVTLGIANWKTLVVVATAVPALYLLHVYVMSPIGDRFVESGLPRLIRWYRGYLQRMLERDYSVPYAFLRNTGALTALAAGALLAAGGGLITTVAGQTAGLLLLVPGGVLAALGALGVLVHTLESIYLGGWTSVKGGVGLLAVMLAVLGLNYLAGGIGPGTMLRLAAAPVFVVGVGLIGALFNTRDRLLLTDTRAALLNGSLGGLVLIVGLYLVAPTGQAFFPDTDPNRVQITAEAPLGTNIEASNRIAQTVGDRILKLLDQNPNSEANIENLLVNVGVGGDAQFGGGAQQPERSRVSLNMVDYAERPESSTRTLEKMRAQLQGIPGTEIEFTKQEQGPPTGPPVNIELSGPEFERIVQISNEVKRRLTDAAQSGRLPGLVDVTDNLNTGRPEVQVDVDRAQAAEYGLSTSQIAQTVRTAIQGTEADTYRSGEDEYDITVRLQKQDRKSIESLGSLTVTNPRGQQIPLTSVADIEEGTGFGSITRIDQNRVVTVSGGAAPGYNGPEVLTRVQDELSEYRQGLPPGYTMEYTGGNEDQQESFGFLTTALLIGASLILLILIVEFNSISAPFIIMVAVGLSMIGVLLGLILTRTPFNLFTFIGIIALAGIVVNNNIVLVDYIMQLRGRGQDKQEAIVEGGATRLRPVLLTALTTILGLVPLTFGINVDFVGLLADFAPNFQFGSENTQFWGPMGTAIISGLTFATFLTLVIVPVMYSVFDSVSLRLTTAFGGSSDDASIVSETVVTDSLLDDGSPGDGAPAGDASTPQADRPSKT from the coding sequence ATGAAGATCACCAACCTCTCGATCAAGTACCGCACGGCGATTGCCGTCTTCACACTGATCCTGGCGGTCGGCGGGCTGGCGAGCTACCTCACGATTCCGAAGGAGTCAAACCCGTCGATCGAGTTCCCGCAGATCGTCGTGACGTCGGTCTACCCGGGCGCCAGTCCGAGCGACGTGGAGTCGACCGTCTCTCAGGTGATTGAGCAGGAGATCAGTTCCATCAACGGCATCGACGAGATGCGCTCCACCTCCTCGGAGGGGGTCTCCACCATCGTCGTCGAGTTTACGCCGGACGTGAACACGGACAAGGCCTACCAGGAGGTGAACCGGGCCGTAGACCGCGCCCAGCCCGACCTGCCCGGGGCCGTGGAGGAGCCGCTGGTCGACGAGATCAACACCGACCAGTTCCCCATCATGACGGTCAACCTCTCGGGCACCTATTCGCTGGCGCGGCTGAAGACGGTGGCCGAGGACCTGCAGGACGACCTCGAAGGCATTTCCAGCGTGCTGGAGGCCAACCTGATTGGGGGGCTCACGCGCGAGGTGCAGGTGAACGTGGACCTGGCGGCCCTCAAAAACTACAACGTCTCCTACAACAGCCTGGTGAACACCATCCAGCAGGAGAACACGAACATTCCGGGGGGCTCCATCGACGTGAACCGACTGAACTACCTCGTTCGGGTCGACGGCCAGTTCGACCAGCCGGCCCAGCAGATCGAAGAACTGGTGGTCAAGACCACCGCGAACGGTCGCACCGTACAGGTGAAGGACGTCGCGGACGTGATTTTCGGCTTCAAGGACCGCACGTCCTATTCTCGCCTCCGCGTCCTGAAGCGAGAGCGCGCGGACGGCGAAACCGTATCCGTGCCCGCGTCGGAGCGCCGCACGGCTCAGGTCATCTCGCTAAACGTCACAAAGCGGCCCGGCGCCAACATTCTGGAGACCTCCGACGCGGTGAAGTCGACCCTCGATGCGTTCAGCTTTCCCAGCGGTACGGAGGTGCTGCTCACCGGGGATCAGAGTGAGAACGTACAGTCGCTGGTGACGGACCTGGAGAACAACATCATCAGCGGCCTGATCTTCGTGATCGCCGTGCTGCTGTTCTTCCTGGGGGTGCGCAACGCCACGCTCGTGGGCATCGCCATTCCGCTGTCCATGTTTACCAGCTTCCTCGTCTTTCAGGCGCTAGGGTACACCCTCAACTTCATTATCCTCTTCTCCCTCATCATCGCCCTGGGCATGCTGGTGGACAACGCGGTGGTGGTAATCGAAAACATCTACCGCTTCCGGGAGCAGGGCTATTCGCGGTGGGAGTCCGCCCGGCTGGGCACCGCCGAAGTGGGGGGGCCGGTGGTCGCCGCCACCGCCACGACGGTCTCGGCCTTCGCCCCGATGCTGCTCTGGCCCGGCATCATTGGGGAGTTTATGAGCTACATGCCCCTCACGCTCATCATTACGCTCACGAGTTCGCTGTTCGTGGCCCTCATCATCAACCCGGTCATTACGGGCTTCTTCGTGGAGGTGAAGGGCCGTTCAAACGGGGAGAAGGGCTCCTCGCGGTGGCCGGCCCTGGCGCGATACGGCGGCGTGGGGCTGATTCTGCTCCTGGGCGTGACCCTCGGCATCGCGAACTGGAAGACGCTGGTCGTGGTCGCGACGGCGGTTCCGGCACTCTACCTTCTGCACGTCTACGTGATGTCCCCCATCGGCGATCGCTTCGTCGAGAGCGGCCTGCCGCGCCTGATCCGCTGGTACCGCGGCTACCTGCAGCGGATGCTGGAGCGCGACTACTCGGTTCCGTACGCCTTCTTGCGCAACACGGGCGCGCTGACGGCCCTGGCCGCCGGCGCCCTGCTGGCCGCCGGGGGCGGCCTGATCACGACGGTGGCCGGCCAGACCGCCGGCCTGCTGCTGCTCGTGCCGGGCGGCGTGCTGGCGGCCCTCGGCGCCCTCGGCGTTCTGGTGCACACCCTCGAAAGCATCTACCTGGGCGGCTGGACGAGCGTGAAGGGGGGCGTTGGCCTGCTCGCCGTGATGCTCGCCGTGCTCGGGCTCAACTACCTTGCCGGCGGCATCGGCCCCGGCACCATGCTCCGCCTGGCGGCGGCCCCCGTGTTCGTCGTGGGGGTGGGCCTCATCGGGGCCCTCTTCAACACCCGCGACCGCCTTCTGCTGACGGACACCCGGGCGGCGCTCCTGAACGGCTCGCTCGGCGGCCTCGTGCTCATCGTCGGGCTCTACCTGGTCGCCCCCACCGGTCAGGCGTTCTTTCCCGACACGGACCCGAACCGGGTGCAAATTACCGCCGAGGCGCCGCTGGGCACCAACATCGAAGCCTCCAACCGCATCGCACAGACGGTGGGGGACCGCATCCTGAAGCTGCTGGACCAGAACCCGAACTCGGAGGCCAACATCGAAAACCTCCTGGTGAACGTGGGGGTGGGCGGGGACGCCCAGTTCGGCGGCGGGGCCCAACAGCCCGAGCGCTCCCGCGTCTCCCTTAACATGGTGGACTACGCCGAGCGGCCGGAGTCGTCCACCCGCACCCTGGAGAAGATGCGTGCCCAACTGCAGGGCATTCCGGGCACCGAGATTGAGTTTACGAAGCAGGAGCAGGGCCCCCCGACCGGCCCCCCGGTCAACATTGAACTCTCGGGGCCGGAGTTTGAGCGGATTGTCCAGATCTCGAACGAGGTCAAGCGCCGGCTCACGGACGCGGCCCAGAGCGGGCGCCTCCCCGGCCTCGTCGATGTCACGGACAACCTGAACACCGGACGGCCCGAGGTGCAGGTCGACGTGGACCGCGCCCAGGCGGCGGAGTACGGCCTCTCGACGAGCCAGATCGCCCAGACGGTGCGGACCGCCATCCAGGGCACGGAGGCCGACACCTACCGCAGCGGGGAGGACGAGTACGACATCACCGTGCGCCTCCAAAAGCAGGACCGAAAGAGCATCGAGAGCCTCGGGAGCCTGACCGTGACCAACCCCCGCGGCCAGCAGATTCCCCTCACCTCGGTGGCCGACATTGAGGAGGGAACCGGCTTCGGGTCCATCACCCGAATCGACCAGAACCGCGTGGTGACCGTCTCCGGCGGCGCCGCCCCCGGCTACAACGGCCCAGAGGTGCTAACCCGCGTGCAGGACGAGCTCTCCGAGTACCGGCAGGGCCTGCCCCCGGGCTACACGATGGAGTACACCGGGGGCAACGAGGACCAGCAAGAGTCCTTCGGCTTCCTCACGACGGCGCTCCTGATCGGGGCCTCCCTGATTCTGCTCATCCTCATCGTGGAGTTCAACTCGATCAGCGCCCCGTTCATCATCATGGTCGCCGTGGGCCTGAGCATGATCGGTGTCCTACTGGGCCTCATTCTCACGCGCACGCCCTTCAACCTCTTCACCTTCATCGGCATCATTGCCCTGGCCGGCATCGTGGTGAACAACAACATTGTGCTGGTCGACTACATCATGCAGCTCCGCGGGCGCGGCCAGGACAAACAGGAGGCCATCGTCGAGGGCGGCGCGACGCGCCTGCGGCCGGTCCTCCTCACCGCCCTCACGACCATTCTCGGCCTCGTTCCGCTTACCTTCGGCATCAACGTCGACTTTGTGGGCCTACTGGCCGACTTTGCCCCGAACTTCCAGTTCGGAAGTGAAAATACGCAGTTCTGGGGCCCCATGGGGACGGCCATCATCTCGGGGCTCACCTTTGCCACCTTTCTCACCCTCGTCATCGTCCCCGTCATGTACTCGGTATTTGATTCCGTGAGCCTGCGCCTGACGACGGCCTTCGGCGGCAGCTCGGACGACGCCTCGATCGTCAGCGAGACGGTCGTGACGGACAGCCTGCTCGATGACGGCTCCCCCGGCGACGGGGCCCCGGCGGGCGATGCCTCGACGCCACAGGCGGATCGTCCCTCCAAGACGTGA
- a CDS encoding TolC family protein: MRTSHSSLLAVGLAVCACAVLLAPSAAPAQPIEPIRHSDTTAHPDTSRDRASARRRSGTLLSVTDAIQVALEESYSLRDVQLDVRNADARIQSAWGRLYPQLDATGNYTRNIRTANPFAGSDVTGLFSGGGASEWVTFNEQLRTDGNPNPDPITIEEFRRRQQAGRREAGITPGSGGGNPFGVANQFTGALRLRQTLYNGQAIAAVQGAQTLKDLNQTALDRQKRVLVNEVRQAYHDALLARAQIDVARQGLQRAQETFREVSQQVSAGTVPKSERLSAEVERANRETQLVQARSDYASALDGLKQTMGIDADAAIQLTGDLEADQRDQYAEVSVQSAVDRALRNRSDLERARLNAELQEVRKDTEQARYFPTVAAVANLSMSGRIPSDRTSVISDPTDPFEFDTRTRGVFADSYWNPSLSVGLELSWNLFDGFQRRSSIQQQEVAVQRAELQVSQLRQSVRIQVQRALRNLEAARQRIQSQSTNLETARTNYRFAQQRLGQGVSSPFRVREASRQLDQSRLNYLQAVRDYMNAKSAFETAVGQPAGVPDAASFETARLE; this comes from the coding sequence ATGCGTACCTCCCATTCCTCGCTTTTGGCCGTCGGGCTGGCGGTGTGCGCCTGCGCGGTTCTTCTCGCGCCGTCGGCCGCACCGGCCCAGCCGATTGAGCCGATCCGCCACTCGGACACCACAGCCCACCCAGACACCTCACGGGACCGGGCATCCGCTCGTCGCCGGTCGGGCACCCTGCTCTCCGTCACCGACGCAATTCAGGTCGCTCTGGAGGAGAGCTATTCCCTGCGGGACGTGCAGCTCGACGTGCGCAACGCCGACGCCCGCATCCAGAGCGCGTGGGGGCGGTTGTACCCCCAGCTCGACGCCACCGGCAATTACACCCGCAATATCAGGACCGCCAATCCGTTCGCCGGCAGCGACGTCACGGGGCTCTTCTCGGGCGGCGGCGCGTCGGAGTGGGTCACGTTCAACGAACAGCTCCGGACGGATGGGAACCCGAATCCCGATCCCATCACCATCGAGGAGTTTCGGAGGCGCCAGCAGGCCGGGCGCCGGGAGGCCGGCATTACGCCGGGCAGTGGGGGAGGAAACCCATTCGGGGTGGCCAACCAGTTCACCGGGGCCCTCCGCCTCCGGCAGACGCTCTACAACGGCCAGGCCATCGCGGCGGTGCAGGGGGCCCAGACGCTCAAGGACCTCAACCAGACGGCCCTCGATCGGCAAAAGCGGGTGCTCGTCAACGAGGTGCGGCAGGCCTACCACGACGCCCTCCTGGCCCGTGCACAGATCGACGTGGCCCGGCAGGGCCTGCAGCGGGCGCAAGAAACATTTCGCGAGGTGTCCCAGCAGGTCTCGGCCGGCACCGTGCCGAAGTCCGAGCGCCTGAGCGCAGAGGTGGAGCGGGCCAACCGCGAGACGCAACTGGTGCAGGCCCGATCCGACTACGCCTCGGCCCTCGATGGGTTGAAGCAGACCATGGGCATCGACGCCGACGCCGCAATCCAACTCACCGGCGACTTAGAGGCCGACCAGCGCGACCAGTACGCCGAGGTCTCGGTCCAAAGTGCCGTAGATCGGGCCCTCCGAAACCGGTCAGATTTGGAGCGGGCCCGCCTCAACGCCGAGCTGCAAGAGGTGCGCAAGGACACGGAGCAGGCCCGCTACTTCCCCACCGTCGCGGCGGTGGCGAACCTGTCGATGTCCGGGCGCATCCCGAGCGACCGGACCTCCGTGATTTCGGACCCGACCGATCCGTTTGAGTTCGACACGCGGACACGGGGTGTCTTCGCGGACTCGTACTGGAATCCCTCGCTCAGCGTCGGCCTGGAGCTGAGCTGGAATCTTTTCGACGGCTTTCAGCGGCGGTCGAGCATCCAACAGCAGGAGGTGGCGGTGCAGCGCGCCGAGCTGCAGGTGTCCCAGCTCCGCCAGTCCGTCCGCATTCAGGTGCAGCGCGCCCTGCGGAATCTGGAGGCGGCGCGCCAGCGGATTCAATCCCAGTCCACGAACCTGGAGACCGCCCGTACCAACTACCGCTTCGCCCAGCAGCGGCTCGGGCAGGGCGTCTCCAGTCCGTTTCGGGTGCGCGAGGCCTCGCGGCAGCTCGACCAGAGCCGCCTCAACTACCTGCAGGCCGTCCGGGATTACATGAACGCCAAGAGCGCCTTCGAAACCGCCGTCGGACAGCCCGCCGGGGTGCCGGACGCCGCCTCCTTCGAGACCGCCCGCCTCGAATAA
- a CDS encoding rhodanese-like domain-containing protein, with protein MEETIHTVSTEAFALQAEDPDHTILDVRPIAAYNGWPLQDESRSGHVPGAKSLPLQWTQYMDWVEVLDEKGLSQNAPVTVYGYTADAAAEMADKLSRLGFEAVGVYDGFLEDWAPDPDRPLQRMERYQQLVYPEWVQRLRTGETPPGMRGDDHVLCHAHFGYRQDYEDGHIPGAIPLNTNALESPETWNRRSPEELKSALEDHGIRHDTTVVLYGRFSYPTYDQDDPAQSAGHLGAMRCAALMLYAGVEDVKILNGGISTWESAGYDVSTDDVEPAPVDDFGAEVPAHPEYMLTLDEAKALLEADDGDLVSVRSWAEFIGERSGYHYIDKTGRIPGAVFGNCGSDAYHMENYRNFDYTTREFSEIAGKWAEMGITPDKHIAFYCGTGWRGSEAFMNAYLMGWPNISVYDGGWYEWSSHPDTETATGVPENDVPA; from the coding sequence ATGGAAGAAACGATCCACACCGTCTCCACCGAAGCGTTCGCCCTGCAGGCGGAAGACCCCGACCACACGATTCTCGACGTTCGCCCCATCGCGGCCTACAACGGCTGGCCCCTTCAAGACGAGTCCCGAAGCGGGCACGTGCCGGGCGCCAAGAGCCTGCCCCTGCAATGGACGCAGTACATGGACTGGGTGGAGGTGCTCGACGAGAAGGGACTGTCGCAGAATGCCCCCGTGACGGTGTACGGCTACACCGCCGATGCCGCGGCGGAAATGGCGGATAAGCTCTCGCGGCTCGGCTTTGAGGCGGTCGGCGTCTACGACGGCTTTTTGGAGGACTGGGCGCCCGACCCGGACCGGCCCCTCCAGCGCATGGAGCGGTACCAACAGCTCGTCTATCCGGAGTGGGTGCAGCGCCTCCGCACCGGCGAGACGCCCCCCGGCATGCGGGGCGACGATCATGTCCTGTGCCACGCGCACTTCGGCTACCGCCAAGATTACGAGGACGGCCACATCCCCGGCGCCATCCCCCTCAACACGAATGCCCTGGAGTCGCCAGAGACGTGGAATCGGCGCTCCCCGGAAGAGCTGAAGTCGGCCCTCGAGGACCACGGCATTCGCCACGACACCACCGTTGTGCTCTACGGGCGCTTCTCCTACCCGACGTACGACCAGGACGATCCCGCCCAGAGCGCCGGCCACCTGGGCGCGATGCGGTGTGCGGCGTTGATGCTGTACGCCGGGGTGGAGGACGTCAAGATCCTCAACGGTGGGATCAGCACGTGGGAGTCCGCCGGCTACGACGTTTCGACCGACGACGTGGAGCCGGCGCCGGTGGATGACTTCGGGGCCGAGGTGCCGGCCCATCCGGAGTACATGCTCACCCTCGACGAGGCGAAGGCCCTTCTGGAGGCCGACGACGGCGACCTCGTCAGCGTGCGCAGTTGGGCCGAGTTCATTGGGGAGCGGAGCGGCTACCACTACATCGACAAGACCGGCCGCATCCCGGGGGCGGTGTTCGGCAACTGTGGAAGCGACGCCTACCACATGGAGAACTACCGCAATTTCGACTACACGACGCGGGAGTTTTCGGAGATCGCCGGGAAGTGGGCCGAGATGGGCATCACGCCCGACAAGCACATCGCGTTTTACTGCGGTACGGGCTGGCGCGGCAGCGAGGCGTTTATGAACGCCTACCTGATGGGATGGCCCAACATTTCGGTCTACGACGGCGGGTGGTACGAATGGAGCAGCCACCCCGACACGGAGACGGCCACGGGGGTGCCCGAGAACGACGTCCCGGCGTAG
- a CDS encoding ABC1 kinase family protein — MSTDDASDDFPASKLERSGLFAKTGLKVGKNYAQYLMDRATGAEEEARKRELNAQNARDLFEEFTRLRGTALKLAQSMSMDTGLLPDEFMEVMAEAQYSVPPMNKALVRKRIRDGLGRFPELLFDDFEPEAMAAASLGQVHRARLDDGRDVAVKVQYPNVRETIESDLSVARTLFERLIQGDGVDAHFEEVKARLQEETDYLNEAQNIDHFADQYDGEKLVVPRPVPDRTAETVLTMTHVDGQHLDAFLDADPSPGERDRFGQLLWDFLHEQVAGNARTLHADTHPGNFLFRDDGRLGVIDFGCVKTFPQQFRDDMLRLFRARMAGDEDQITDLLYTLDILHDGLPAETQEELRHFFDEYGSLIVEPYRQSSFDFGDPAFRDRLQDCFEQASHLRAATGSPHFIFLNKALVGLLNLLTRLEARVDTTESLSLLNESLEGLGCAAVER, encoded by the coding sequence ATGAGCACCGACGACGCCTCCGACGACTTTCCCGCCTCCAAGCTGGAGCGGAGCGGCCTGTTCGCCAAGACGGGGCTGAAGGTGGGCAAGAACTACGCCCAGTACCTCATGGACCGGGCCACCGGTGCGGAGGAGGAGGCGCGGAAGCGAGAGCTTAACGCACAGAACGCCCGCGATCTCTTCGAGGAGTTTACCCGCCTCCGCGGGACGGCCCTCAAGCTCGCCCAGTCGATGAGCATGGACACCGGGCTGCTGCCGGACGAGTTCATGGAGGTGATGGCGGAGGCGCAGTACAGCGTGCCGCCGATGAACAAGGCGCTGGTGCGCAAGCGGATTCGGGACGGGCTCGGGCGCTTTCCGGAGCTGCTCTTCGACGACTTCGAGCCGGAGGCGATGGCGGCCGCCTCGCTCGGGCAGGTCCACCGGGCGCGCCTGGACGACGGCCGGGACGTCGCGGTGAAGGTGCAGTATCCGAACGTGCGGGAGACCATCGAGTCCGACCTGTCGGTGGCCCGCACGCTGTTCGAGCGCCTGATTCAGGGCGACGGGGTGGACGCCCATTTTGAGGAGGTGAAGGCCCGGCTCCAGGAGGAAACAGACTACCTCAATGAGGCGCAGAACATCGACCACTTCGCGGACCAGTACGACGGGGAGAAGCTCGTCGTCCCCCGCCCGGTCCCCGACCGGACGGCCGAGACGGTCCTGACGATGACGCACGTCGACGGCCAGCACCTCGATGCCTTCCTCGATGCGGATCCGAGCCCAGGCGAGCGTGATCGATTTGGGCAGCTGCTGTGGGACTTTCTCCACGAGCAGGTGGCGGGCAATGCCCGTACCCTCCACGCCGACACCCATCCCGGCAACTTCCTCTTCCGCGACGACGGGCGGCTCGGGGTCATCGACTTCGGCTGCGTGAAGACCTTTCCCCAGCAGTTCCGCGACGACATGCTGCGCCTCTTCCGGGCCCGCATGGCCGGCGACGAGGACCAGATCACCGACCTTCTTTACACCCTCGACATCCTCCACGACGGCCTCCCGGCAGAGACCCAGGAGGAGCTGCGCCACTTCTTCGACGAGTACGGATCGCTTATCGTAGAGCCCTACCGCCAGTCGTCCTTCGACTTTGGCGACCCGGCCTTTCGGGACCGCCTGCAGGACTGCTTCGAGCAGGCCTCCCACCTCCGCGCCGCCACAGGGTCTCCGCACTTCATCTTTCTCAATAAGGCCCTGGTCGGCCTGCTCAACCTGCTGACCCGGCTTGAGGCCCGCGTGGACACCACCGAAAGCCTGTCGCTCCTGAACGAGTCGCTGGAGGGACTCGGCTGCGCCGCGGTGGAGCGCTAA